The proteins below are encoded in one region of Myxococcales bacterium:
- a CDS encoding SDR family oxidoreductase — MTRTLEPKVTVLVTGATGYIGGRLVPRLLDSGYHVRCLSRSARKLDARDWSKHPRLQIIEGDAAKLEDVICAMQDCTAAYYFVHSMLVAGAAYRTHDRELAETFSKAADISGVEQIIYLGGLGETGDGLSEHLRSRREVEKALSQGKVPVTVFRAAMIIGSGSASFEILRYLVERLPAMVTPRWVNTESQPIAVRDVLRYLEQCLDVPHSKGQTLDIGGKDILSYRELMQLMAHHLGLSRRIIVPLPVLSPRLSSLWIHLVTPIDKRIARPLAEGLRNRVVLRDNRAAELMPGSIQSASEAIAAALGKLDTDEIETAWMDAGPIPGDPDFSGGTVFTDTRSANVNAQAQQVFNAVCRIGGGHGYYHADWLWRLRGWMDRLIGGPGLRRGRRNPLRVSYGEALDFWRVTDIVEARYLELRAEMKLPGIATLDFRIEPDEARHNRCTLIQTARFKPKGLLGLVYWYLVLPLHGIVFKGMLSGIKNAAEGAAN, encoded by the coding sequence ATGACCAGGACACTAGAGCCAAAGGTCACTGTCTTGGTGACGGGCGCGACCGGTTATATTGGCGGACGTTTGGTGCCGCGCTTGCTGGACAGTGGCTACCACGTACGCTGCCTTAGCCGATCGGCTCGCAAGCTTGATGCGCGCGATTGGTCCAAACATCCCCGACTTCAAATTATCGAAGGTGATGCGGCCAAGCTCGAGGATGTAATATGCGCGATGCAGGACTGCACCGCCGCTTACTACTTCGTGCACTCGATGCTCGTTGCGGGCGCAGCCTATCGCACGCACGATCGAGAGCTTGCCGAGACCTTCTCGAAAGCTGCTGACATTTCTGGTGTCGAGCAAATCATCTACCTGGGTGGTTTGGGAGAAACCGGAGACGGCCTAAGCGAGCATTTACGCTCCAGACGTGAAGTCGAAAAGGCGCTTTCCCAAGGCAAAGTGCCTGTTACCGTCTTTCGCGCCGCGATGATTATCGGGTCCGGCTCAGCTTCGTTTGAAATTTTGCGCTACCTGGTTGAACGCCTGCCAGCCATGGTCACTCCCCGTTGGGTGAATACCGAATCGCAACCGATCGCTGTCCGAGACGTGCTCCGATACCTGGAGCAATGTTTAGACGTGCCGCACAGCAAAGGGCAAACCCTTGATATCGGAGGTAAAGACATCCTGAGCTACCGCGAGCTCATGCAACTGATGGCCCATCACCTCGGGCTCTCGCGCCGCATCATTGTGCCGCTGCCTGTTCTGAGCCCCAGACTCAGTTCGCTTTGGATTCACTTGGTCACTCCTATTGATAAACGCATTGCACGGCCGCTTGCCGAAGGACTGCGAAACCGGGTTGTTTTGCGCGATAATCGGGCGGCGGAGCTCATGCCAGGAAGCATCCAAAGCGCGAGCGAAGCGATTGCAGCCGCACTTGGAAAACTTGATACGGATGAGATTGAAACAGCTTGGATGGACGCTGGACCGATTCCAGGAGATCCAGACTTTTCCGGCGGCACGGTGTTCACAGACACCCGAAGCGCCAACGTTAACGCCCAGGCCCAGCAAGTCTTTAACGCGGTTTGTCGCATCGGCGGAGGGCATGGCTACTACCACGCGGACTGGCTCTGGCGCCTGCGCGGCTGGATGGATCGCCTCATTGGCGGCCCCGGTCTACGCCGCGGGCGCCGAAACCCCCTTCGGGTAAGTTATGGCGAAGCGCTCGATTTTTGGCGTGTCACCGATATTGTGGAGGCTCGCTACCTTGAACTTCGCGCCGAAATGAAACTGCCTGGCATCGCCACCCTTGATTTTAGGATTGAGCCGGATGAAGCACGCCACAATCGTTGTACACTCATCCAAACAGCACGATTTAAACCCAAGGGTTTATTGGGCCTTGTCTATTGGTATCTGGTCCTTCCGCTGCACGGCATCGTGTTCAAAGGCATGCTTAGCGGCATCAAGAACGCCGCCGAAGGTGCTGCCAACTAA
- a CDS encoding GAF domain-containing protein yields the protein MELRTQTSLLAGVLAIAIAVTVLLRPRQRHLQRQFSIFSLTVAAWYLATFATGTLKGHVLWFRIDRIFAVLLPIAAFQFFRAFVIEEAKRAMVMRRLAWVSGAVLIAAAFSPFYDHIVVSVLIFIYVTILLMSGLRMLFDHSRLVRSRFEQARLRFLAIMGTLAATFTVIDYLPYVGLDIPPVGPVLVLVFLYILSQSILHFRLLDMYELAGRLIILSALAFAIAGIYAVIVLFAGERFFLYAVVAALALLLVFDPTRAKLEEKFMQLLFRERFDLERALHSLRAQLVHVLELEQVVRVLLSGLEESRRFTHAAVFLASEDMLSFALRDYFGPSPVHHIEVAAARPLLDRLRREENVVLEDLEHEIEELKDIGDQRGSETVHEIVHTLEALNASVCIALQTKQELFGFLCIKDERVWDAFSPEEVGLLKGLASQLVIAVENSRLYEQLKERDRLAALGEMAAGLAHEIRNPLGAIKASAQYLSEPEQKLGPSEPESKEFLGIIVDETDRLNRVLSSFLDFARPSHGDPEPTDVNLAVQKTLKILNAEQSYGSIEQLLDLEEKLPLVRIDVEQLRQVLINLIRNAFQAMENRGTLNINTRAVERRHTDGSPRRWVEIRVSDTGPGIPQKMLSTLFVPFVTSRDQGTGLGLAISHRIITEAGGHVEVRTHDKSGTSFLIRLPISHTGVSQH from the coding sequence GTGGAATTAAGAACTCAAACCTCACTGCTTGCCGGCGTCCTTGCCATTGCGATCGCAGTGACGGTGCTATTGCGGCCCAGGCAGCGTCATTTACAGCGGCAATTTTCTATTTTTAGCCTTACAGTTGCGGCGTGGTATTTGGCTACCTTTGCAACGGGAACGCTAAAAGGCCACGTGTTATGGTTCCGGATCGATCGCATCTTCGCCGTGCTTTTACCCATTGCGGCCTTTCAATTTTTCAGAGCCTTTGTCATTGAAGAAGCCAAGCGAGCCATGGTCATGCGGCGGTTGGCCTGGGTCTCAGGTGCAGTACTCATCGCCGCTGCTTTTAGTCCGTTTTACGATCATATCGTCGTATCCGTTTTGATCTTCATCTACGTGACCATTCTTCTGATGTCTGGGTTGCGCATGCTGTTTGATCACAGCAGGCTCGTACGCTCGCGCTTTGAACAAGCGCGTCTGCGCTTTTTGGCCATCATGGGTACCCTTGCTGCGACCTTTACGGTTATCGACTACCTGCCTTACGTCGGTTTGGATATTCCGCCTGTAGGCCCCGTATTGGTCTTGGTGTTCTTATATATCCTATCGCAGTCGATCCTTCATTTTCGCTTGCTGGATATGTACGAGCTTGCTGGCCGGTTGATCATTCTCAGTGCTCTAGCATTCGCCATAGCAGGCATTTATGCAGTGATCGTTCTATTCGCAGGCGAACGTTTCTTTCTGTATGCCGTGGTTGCAGCACTTGCTTTATTGCTGGTCTTTGATCCCACCCGTGCCAAGCTAGAGGAAAAATTCATGCAGCTTCTGTTTCGTGAGCGCTTTGATCTCGAGCGGGCATTGCATAGCTTGCGAGCCCAGCTCGTCCATGTTCTTGAGCTTGAGCAGGTCGTGCGCGTACTTCTCTCGGGTCTTGAAGAATCCAGGCGATTCACGCACGCAGCGGTTTTTCTAGCCTCCGAAGACATGCTCAGCTTCGCTCTTCGAGACTATTTTGGACCATCGCCGGTGCATCATATCGAGGTAGCAGCTGCACGGCCCTTACTCGATCGTTTGCGTCGAGAGGAAAACGTCGTGCTTGAAGACCTTGAGCACGAAATCGAGGAACTCAAAGATATTGGAGATCAACGAGGCTCAGAAACCGTGCATGAAATCGTGCATACCCTTGAAGCATTGAACGCTTCGGTATGCATCGCCCTACAAACCAAACAAGAGTTATTTGGTTTTCTATGCATCAAAGACGAACGCGTGTGGGATGCCTTTAGCCCCGAGGAAGTGGGTTTGCTCAAAGGTCTTGCTAGTCAGCTTGTCATTGCAGTAGAAAACTCCCGTCTTTACGAACAGCTTAAAGAGCGGGATCGTCTTGCAGCGCTCGGTGAGATGGCCGCTGGTCTAGCGCATGAAATCCGCAACCCACTTGGCGCTATCAAAGCCAGCGCACAATACCTGAGTGAACCAGAACAAAAACTGGGCCCTTCGGAGCCGGAGTCAAAGGAGTTTTTGGGGATCATTGTCGATGAAACAGACCGACTCAATCGCGTTCTATCTTCCTTTTTAGACTTTGCTAGACCTTCGCATGGCGATCCTGAACCCACCGACGTTAATCTGGCTGTGCAAAAAACCCTTAAAATCCTAAATGCAGAGCAAAGCTATGGCAGCATCGAGCAACTTCTTGATCTTGAAGAAAAACTGCCTCTGGTACGAATCGACGTCGAACAACTTCGACAAGTTCTGATCAATCTGATTCGGAATGCCTTTCAAGCCATGGAAAACCGCGGAACGTTAAATATTAATACACGAGCAGTGGAACGGCGCCACACCGATGGAAGTCCGCGAAGGTGGGTTGAGATCCGAGTAAGCGACACAGGCCCTGGCATCCCACAAAAAATGTTATCCACGCTCTTCGTTCCTTTCGTAACATCACGGGATCAAGGCACGGGTCTCGGCCTTGCTATTTCGCACCGTATCATTACCGAAGCTGGCGGACATGTCGAAGTCCGAACACACGACAAAAGCGGCACCAGCTTTTTAATCCGTCTCCCCATCTCTCACACCGGCGTCTCTCAGCACTAG
- a CDS encoding B12-binding domain-containing radical SAM protein — MKIGLFSVFSQKACTLKDVAGGYGTVFRVGHSWRAKLLERAKTRLIHLPPPSLGYLAAFATQGGHQVVVRERRPSAKSRDPMPDVDLAIVLSSITDAPEERKLLAELKDKGIHSIVVGAFASAKPEYYSDIADAVICGEAEALGHQLFDKNRTGVIEAGEVKELSKLPLPDWSMFPRKHYRYAGLAAKGQVLPVLGMRGCAFRCNYCPYPVTASYRLRPVSDVVDEVRFLKKHYGVRGIAFRDPLFNASRQRLAAFIEQLKGLQIHYSAEMRADRLDIETLDKLYDSGLRSLQIGIESADASFATSLNRDVPDLTQIKKLVHHAEKIGIRVIANYILGLPNDTEARMKQSIDFAKKLNSFAVQFTVATPYPKTQLAAAVKDKVHAKPGPAFSGWEPTFVHPQIETHTLKTMREKAYISYHFRVAYLLHFVSFLTRPFQKKLRALFSIKALNSKTQCKLTLSKSE, encoded by the coding sequence ATGAAGATTGGTCTTTTCAGCGTATTTTCACAGAAGGCATGCACTTTGAAAGACGTTGCTGGCGGTTACGGAACGGTCTTCCGTGTGGGTCACAGCTGGAGGGCAAAACTTTTAGAACGCGCTAAAACACGCCTTATCCATCTACCTCCACCTAGCTTGGGATACTTGGCTGCTTTCGCTACCCAGGGAGGCCACCAGGTCGTTGTAAGGGAACGAAGACCTTCTGCTAAAAGCCGCGATCCCATGCCTGATGTCGACCTCGCGATTGTACTTAGTTCGATCACCGATGCACCGGAAGAGCGCAAGCTGCTCGCCGAACTTAAAGATAAAGGCATCCATAGTATCGTCGTCGGCGCGTTTGCCTCAGCAAAGCCGGAGTATTACAGCGACATCGCAGATGCCGTGATTTGTGGAGAGGCCGAAGCGCTCGGACATCAACTTTTTGATAAAAACCGCACCGGGGTCATTGAGGCGGGCGAAGTCAAAGAGCTAAGCAAACTACCCCTGCCCGATTGGTCGATGTTTCCACGCAAGCACTATCGTTATGCCGGTCTTGCAGCCAAAGGTCAGGTGCTGCCTGTTCTCGGCATGAGGGGCTGCGCCTTTCGATGCAACTACTGCCCCTATCCCGTTACAGCAAGTTATCGACTGCGACCCGTATCCGATGTTGTCGATGAAGTCCGCTTCCTAAAAAAACACTATGGCGTACGGGGCATCGCTTTTCGCGATCCGTTGTTTAACGCATCGCGCCAACGTTTGGCTGCTTTCATCGAACAACTCAAAGGCTTGCAGATTCACTACAGTGCTGAGATGCGAGCAGACCGTTTGGATATCGAGACGCTTGATAAGCTTTACGATTCTGGACTACGTAGTTTGCAAATCGGTATTGAGAGCGCGGATGCTTCGTTCGCAACATCACTGAACCGTGATGTTCCAGATCTTACACAGATTAAAAAGCTGGTCCATCACGCTGAAAAAATCGGCATTCGTGTCATCGCAAACTACATACTCGGCTTACCGAACGATACGGAAGCACGCATGAAACAAAGCATCGATTTTGCTAAAAAGCTCAACAGCTTTGCAGTGCAATTTACCGTGGCAACACCTTATCCGAAAACCCAGCTTGCAGCCGCGGTTAAAGATAAAGTCCATGCAAAGCCGGGGCCTGCTTTTAGTGGGTGGGAGCCCACCTTCGTCCATCCTCAAATCGAAACACACACGCTAAAAACCATGCGCGAAAAAGCCTATATCAGTTATCATTTTCGAGTAGCTTACCTGCTTCATTTTGTTTCGTTCTTGACAAGGCCCTTTCAAAAGAAACTGCGCGCTCTCTTTTCGATCAAAGCATTAAACTCTAAAACGCAATGCAAACTTACTCTTAGCAAAAGCGAATAA
- a CDS encoding tRNA (cytidine(34)-2'-O)-methyltransferase produces the protein MPVSPKLRYQSHKEPFHIVLVEPEIPPNTGAIARTCAATQTVLHLVGPLGFRIDDQAVRRAGLDYWHLVNMQRHDSFEQFLECNPDRPLHFLSAGARKSYLQANFQAGDVLVFGKESVGLPDTLLTRYPEQCIAIPTLSGGVSSLNLSNAAALVLYEALRVTGQLETLSLSE, from the coding sequence ATGCCTGTGTCGCCCAAACTTCGCTATCAAAGCCATAAAGAACCTTTTCACATTGTACTTGTGGAACCTGAAATCCCTCCAAACACCGGAGCCATCGCTCGAACCTGCGCGGCCACTCAAACAGTGCTGCACCTGGTTGGTCCCCTAGGCTTTCGCATCGACGATCAAGCGGTAAGACGCGCAGGGTTAGACTATTGGCATCTCGTCAACATGCAGCGACACGATAGCTTTGAACAATTTTTGGAATGCAACCCGGATCGACCTTTGCATTTTTTAAGTGCAGGCGCCCGGAAAAGTTATCTTCAAGCTAATTTTCAAGCCGGGGACGTTTTGGTTTTTGGTAAAGAGTCCGTTGGGCTGCCGGATACACTTTTGACCCGTTATCCTGAACAGTGCATTGCTATTCCCACTTTGAGCGGCGGCGTTAGCAGTCTCAATCTTTCCAACGCTGCTGCTCTGGTTCTTTATGAAGCGCTCCGAGTCACCGGGCAACTCGAAACACTTTCGCTAAGTGAATAG
- a CDS encoding sodium/solute symporter (Members of the Solute:Sodium Symporter (SSS), TC 2.A.21 as described in tcdb.org, catalyze solute:Na+ symport. Known solutes for members of the family include sugars, amino acids, nucleosides, inositols, vitamins, urea or anions, depending on the system.), translated as MSRLDWLVIAVHLLSVVGLGLWVSRHQKNVDDYYVGGRNLPWWAVAISAMATQTSANSFIGIPAFVALAPGGGLTWLQYELAVPLAMIVVMVLVVPFFRRLELISVYQYLEMRFDRLTRKSVSAMFLVSRGLAAGVQVYASGVVLSVCLEVPVWACILVMGVATTLYDSIGGMTAVVYADVMQMFILLAGILLCIVVAFHQVGSFADIIAAHEPARLSAIEWGLGLGDGSKTPFWGFVLGGFVLYVSYYGVDQSQAQRMLSAPSVDESKRALMFNGLFRFPLTLLYIFMGLAVGAVYAQSQELQQAISANRLDSLLPEYIRMFLPSGLRGILFAAILAAAISSLDSNLNSLSAATMRDFIESKLRGASQGRKLWTSKGITAFGGYPSPFLLSGLAIFQARSWRASTNSEVFSMDLFWRLLLRALSIAEPLGRRC; from the coding sequence GTGAGTCGTCTTGACTGGTTGGTGATAGCAGTTCACTTGTTAAGCGTTGTTGGCCTAGGGCTTTGGGTTTCGCGTCACCAAAAAAATGTTGATGACTACTACGTCGGTGGACGTAACTTGCCATGGTGGGCTGTAGCCATTTCAGCGATGGCGACTCAGACCTCGGCCAACAGTTTTATTGGTATTCCGGCATTTGTCGCTTTGGCGCCGGGCGGTGGCCTGACTTGGCTTCAATACGAACTGGCCGTTCCGCTCGCAATGATTGTGGTCATGGTACTCGTGGTGCCCTTTTTTAGACGGCTTGAATTAATAAGTGTCTATCAATATTTAGAGATGCGTTTTGATCGGCTCACGCGCAAAAGTGTAAGTGCGATGTTTCTAGTTAGCCGTGGACTCGCTGCTGGTGTTCAGGTTTACGCCTCCGGTGTTGTGCTTTCAGTATGTCTTGAGGTTCCAGTCTGGGCCTGCATTCTCGTCATGGGAGTTGCAACAACACTTTACGATTCGATTGGTGGCATGACTGCTGTGGTTTATGCCGATGTCATGCAAATGTTTATTTTGCTTGCGGGCATTTTACTTTGCATTGTCGTGGCTTTTCATCAGGTCGGAAGTTTTGCGGACATCATCGCTGCACATGAGCCAGCACGCCTTTCGGCAATCGAGTGGGGCTTAGGTTTAGGCGATGGAAGCAAAACACCATTTTGGGGTTTTGTTTTGGGCGGTTTCGTTTTGTACGTCAGCTACTACGGCGTCGATCAGAGCCAGGCGCAACGCATGCTTTCTGCTCCTTCGGTTGATGAATCCAAACGTGCTTTGATGTTCAATGGCTTGTTTCGTTTTCCATTGACTCTTTTGTATATCTTCATGGGCCTTGCAGTTGGCGCGGTGTACGCGCAATCCCAGGAATTGCAGCAGGCGATTTCGGCCAACCGCCTAGACAGTTTGCTTCCAGAGTACATCCGGATGTTTTTACCCTCGGGACTGCGAGGTATCCTTTTTGCGGCGATTTTGGCGGCGGCTATTTCAAGCCTTGATTCCAACCTAAACAGTCTTTCGGCAGCAACCATGCGAGATTTCATTGAAAGCAAGCTTCGCGGGGCTTCACAAGGTCGAAAACTTTGGACGAGCAAGGGTATTACCGCTTTTGGGGGCTATCCATCACCCTTTTTGCTTTCTGGGTTGGCAATATTTCAAGCACGGTCGTGGAGGGCATCAACAAACTCGGAAGTTTTTTCTATGGACCTATTTTGGCGGCTTTTGTTGCGGGCCTTGTCGATCGCCGAGCCACTGGGCCGGCGGTGCTGA
- a CDS encoding SDR family oxidoreductase: MSTNPVSKSQRPSARASRVSSGQLKRAAASRDGAVLVTGICGRLGRLVARTLHRNDKVIGVDRRDFLGKPEDIEHYKVDLRRRKMRDIFRSNKIRAVIHLGVMHNPRASDKEHHTFNVVAFQKLLEYITHYQVPKLVLLSSANVYGPQPDNPQFLSEEAPLLGAQSFSKIRDLVEVDMLAQSFFWRHMETETVILRPCHILGGVKNAASNYLRLERPLTLLGFDPMIQVIHEKDVTDAIVAALKPGVRGIFNLRGPGELPLSKVFERLRRKPVPVPSFVAKTTLNRLWKYRLVSFPPPEIDHIRFLCMVDDSRARQELGFVPHRDMQQTLLSVEADR; the protein is encoded by the coding sequence ATGTCCACAAACCCAGTCTCCAAGTCGCAACGCCCTTCTGCTCGAGCAAGTCGTGTATCTTCTGGGCAGTTGAAACGTGCTGCCGCCTCACGAGACGGAGCAGTCCTGGTGACAGGTATTTGTGGTCGCCTTGGCCGCCTTGTTGCTCGAACCTTGCATCGAAACGATAAAGTAATTGGTGTCGATCGCCGTGATTTTCTTGGTAAACCTGAGGATATCGAGCACTACAAGGTTGATTTACGACGTCGGAAGATGCGCGATATCTTTCGATCCAACAAGATCCGGGCCGTGATTCATTTAGGCGTGATGCATAATCCACGAGCGAGTGACAAAGAACATCACACTTTTAACGTCGTGGCTTTTCAAAAATTGCTTGAGTACATCACGCATTACCAAGTTCCAAAACTGGTTTTGCTTTCAAGCGCCAATGTGTATGGACCTCAACCTGACAATCCTCAGTTTCTAAGCGAAGAGGCACCCTTGCTTGGCGCACAGAGCTTCAGCAAGATTCGCGATTTAGTTGAAGTGGATATGTTGGCACAAAGCTTTTTTTGGCGTCATATGGAGACAGAGACTGTCATCTTGCGCCCTTGCCATATTTTGGGCGGCGTAAAAAACGCAGCAAGCAACTATTTGCGTTTAGAACGGCCTCTCACCTTGCTCGGCTTTGATCCGATGATTCAAGTGATCCATGAAAAAGATGTCACCGACGCAATCGTAGCCGCACTGAAGCCAGGCGTACGAGGCATTTTCAACTTGCGAGGCCCGGGGGAGTTACCGCTATCTAAGGTATTCGAACGGTTGCGTCGTAAACCGGTGCCCGTTCCGTCGTTTGTTGCAAAAACCACACTCAATCGGTTGTGGAAATACCGTCTTGTTTCCTTCCCGCCGCCAGAAATCGATCATATCCGATTTTTATGCATGGTGGATGATAGCCGTGCGCGCCAGGAGCTCGGTTTTGTCCCGCACCGCGATATGCAACAAACCTTGCTTTCTGTTGAGGCCGATCGCTAA
- a CDS encoding acyltransferase family protein: MEMSEQLLGEELDAKVSRIQLAHNEVGMDPFGFDPAVARYGLAFAAFLHRLYFRTEVFGVERVPEGRAIVVANHSGQIPLDAVIITAALLLDAEPPRFARSMVEKWTATLPFISYLYPRFGQVVGSQDNARRLLEQDSTLLVFPEGIRGISKPYQERYKMRDFGFGFMRMALETGTPIVPAAIIGGEEQYPSVANLEKIGKVLGLPALPVLPQLFLGFPLPLPTKYRIYFGEAMTFEGHPDDDDVSVSKKVAQVRDAIDGMLGDGLKQRRSVFW; the protein is encoded by the coding sequence ATGGAAATGAGCGAACAACTGCTTGGCGAAGAGCTTGATGCCAAAGTTAGCCGAATTCAGCTCGCTCACAACGAAGTGGGTATGGATCCCTTTGGTTTTGACCCAGCGGTGGCTCGATATGGGCTTGCTTTCGCGGCATTTCTACATCGACTGTATTTTCGAACCGAGGTTTTTGGCGTCGAGCGAGTTCCAGAGGGCAGGGCCATCGTTGTGGCCAATCACTCTGGGCAGATCCCGCTGGATGCCGTGATTATTACCGCGGCTCTGCTTTTGGACGCTGAGCCACCTCGCTTCGCGAGGAGTATGGTCGAGAAATGGACCGCCACACTTCCTTTTATCTCTTACTTATATCCCCGCTTCGGGCAGGTAGTGGGCTCTCAGGACAATGCAAGACGGCTGCTCGAGCAGGACTCCACTTTGCTTGTTTTTCCAGAGGGCATACGAGGCATCTCTAAACCCTACCAAGAGCGTTATAAAATGCGTGATTTTGGTTTTGGTTTTATGCGAATGGCTTTGGAGACGGGCACGCCTATCGTACCGGCAGCTATCATTGGCGGAGAAGAGCAGTACCCCTCCGTGGCCAACCTTGAGAAAATTGGAAAGGTATTAGGCCTTCCTGCCCTTCCAGTGCTGCCTCAGCTGTTTTTGGGTTTCCCACTGCCCTTGCCGACAAAGTATCGCATCTATTTTGGCGAAGCGATGACCTTCGAGGGGCATCCGGACGACGATGATGTTTCCGTGTCCAAGAAAGTCGCGCAAGTGCGAGATGCCATTGATGGAATGTTAGGCGACGGTCTCAAGCAAAGGCGCTCCGTATTTTGGTAG